The Nycticebus coucang isolate mNycCou1 chromosome 2, mNycCou1.pri, whole genome shotgun sequence genome includes a window with the following:
- the LOC128579884 gene encoding 60S ribosomal protein L17-like, with the protein MVRYSLDPENPTKSCKSRGSNLRVHFKNTRETAQAIKGMHIRKATKYLKDVTLKKQCVPFRRYNGGVGRCAQAKQWGWTQGRWPKKSAEFLLHMLKNAESNAELKGLDVDSLVIEHIQVNKAPKMRGRTYRVHGRINPYMSSPCHIEMILTEKEQIVSKPEEEVAQKKKISQKKLKKQKLMARE; encoded by the coding sequence atggttcgctattcacttgacccagaaaaccccacaaagtcatgcaagtcaagaggctcaaatcttcgtgttcactttaagaacacacgtgaaactgcccaggccatcaagggtatgcatatacgaaaagccaccaagtatctgaaggatgtcaccttaaagaaacaatgtgtaccattCCGACGTTAtaatggtggagttggtaggtgtgcccaggccaaacagtggggctggacacagggtcggtggcccaaaaagagtgctgaatttttgctgcatatgcttaaaaatgcagagagtaatgctgaacttaagggtttagatgtagattctctggtcattgagcatatccaagtgaacaaagcacccaagatgcgtGGCCGAACTTACAGAGTTCATGGTCGCATTAACCCATacatgagctccccctgccacattgagatgatccttactgaaaaggaacagattgtttccaaaccagaagaagaggtagcacagaagaaaaagatatcccagaagaaactgaagaaacaaaaacttatggcacgggaatag